From the genome of Reinekea thalattae:
TTCGGCCCCTTGAAACAAACCTGAGGCGCGACGTAAATGGCCATCTCGAATGGCGGCAGTACAGCGTCTTAGTTGTCCACGCAATGCCTTCACTGCCTCTGCGACATCCGCTGGCATAGCGTTAGTTGAGTGGCTTTTGGCTTCATTTTGTGAGCTGTTGGCGCTTGAAAACTCAGCCGACTCAACTGAAGATTCAGACTCTAACGGCTCTGTTTGGTTTTGGTTTTTAGCTTGAGCTTCTGCCTGCGTGTGTACTTGCTCTACATCCGCAAGCTCAACAATGGCTGATTGATCTGTTGTCTCGTTGTGCTGCTCGTCATACTGGTCAAACTTATCCACCAGTTGCGCGACTAAGGCATCAAACGACTGCTGTTCGGTATCGCTAATATCAGCCTGAGTTTGCCACTGCTCGCTTAGCAGCGTTAATTTTGCTCGGCTCATTGGTTCATAAGGCGCGCTCAACAGTTTTTGCAAACGTGTTAACAACTGCTGCTTTTGTTGCTGATGCGTTTGCTCAGCTTGCTGCTGCTCCTTTTGTTGCGACAACGTTGCCTGCAATATGCGATAAACTGCTTTATCTTTGCCTTTGGTTTGCTGCATCAATTCGGTTAATACTGCTAAGCTCTGTATTTGTTGCGCGGCGTATTTTTTTATCTTAGAAGTAATGCCAAACAGCACTAGCTGCTGCCAGCTTTCTTCGCTGTCATCATCAACCGCTAAATCAAATTCTATGGCCACGGAATTTTTTGCTTGACCAGAAAACGCCGTGCAAACATCAGCGGCTTGCCAGTCGCCCTGATCGATATATTCCAGCACAGTTTTTAATAACTTTGCCTGCGCTGCGCTATCCAGCTGATCGAATTGTTGCGCCGCCTGTTCAGGGTTTTGAAACTTTGGATATTGATGCTTTGAATGTTGAGACTCTGGATTTTTCAACAACGCCGTGTGTTTTTGTGCAGAGATTTTTTCTTTGTTATTTGGCTGTTGCGCCTTTTTATTTGAAAATCGCTTAAAAAACATGATTAGCTCCTTGATTAGCCACGCCCAATCGCTGGGAGTCAGCAAATGAACGGAATTTTACTCACAGGTCTATCTACAATGCCTAACAACACGTTAGCATAACTGGATCCAGATCTGTCCGAAATAGCGACCGCCCACTGACTCGGTCTGCTCGGCACTCGGATTGAACAATCGGCAACTCAACTGAACGAGGTTTTCTATGGCGGCTAACACTACGCTACTTTGGTACGACTATGAAACATGGGGCGCAAGCCCAATGAAGGACAGCATTGCCCAGTTTGCAGCCGTGCGTACCAACCTCGACTTAGAGATTATCGATGAGCCGATTGATATTTTTTGCCGCCCAAATATCGACACCCTAATCGAACCTGATGCCGTCAACGTCACTGGCCTTTCTCCCATCCAATTGCAACAGCAAGGCATGAGTGAATGGCAGTTCGCTCAGCAAATACACCAACAGATGATCCAAGCAGGAACCTGCACCGTCGGCTATAACAGTATTCGCTTTGACGATGAATGCACGCGTTATCTTTTTTATCGTAACCTATTAGACCCGTACGCTCGCGAATGGAAGAACGGTAACAGCCGATGGGACATTATGGATATGGTACGAATGACTAAGGCGTTACGCCCTGAAGGCATCGAATGGCCAGTTCGCGAAGATGGCTTTGCTTCATTCAAGCTAGAACACCTCACCCAAGCTAACGGCATTAGCCACGAAAACGCACACGATGCGGTCAGCGATGTTAAAGCCACAATCGCCATGGCCAAACTGATTAAAGAGCGACAACCTAAGCTTTACAACTATGCGTTTTCCCTGCGTTACAAGCGTGAAGTACTAAAGCATCTTGATGTTATGTATCACACGCCTCACCTGCACTTTAGCGGCAAGATCCCTGCGCAAGAGCACTGTTTAGGCATAGAAATACCGCTGATGATTCACCCTGATCGCAGCAACGAAGTCATCGTCATCGATATTCGCGAAGACCCTAGCTGGGTGCTGGATTACAACGCCGAGCAATTACAACAGTGGTTGTACACGGCGACAAGCGAGTTGCCAGAAGGAATACAGCGGCCGCCGTTTAAAACCATTCATATTAATCGCAGCCCGATGGTCGCGCCGATATCTCTGCTCGACGCGGAAACGGCAAACCGACTGGGAATTAACCTTGCCAAAATAGACCAGCACCGAGCTTGGGTGGCACAACACCCTGATGTATTAAAGCTGGCACTCGATGTGTTTACCGATAAACATGAGCGCGAACAAGCAAGTAACCCAGAATATGCCCTGTACAGTGGTTTTATCGACGATCACGACCGCGCTATTTTGAATCGTTTCACCGAAGCTAAAGAACCCGAAGAACGCTGGCTTAGTGAAGCCGATGCGCTGCACGATAAACGACTGCCCGAATTGGTCACCAATGTTTTAGCGCGGCACTTCCCTGAAGCACTTAGCCCTCAGCAAACCGAGGCTTGGCGCGAGCAGCGTATCAGCTACTTAGAAGAACTCGACGCAGGCCAAACCGAAACTCGGTTAGAACAGCTGCTAGCGAAAGCTCGCCTGATAAACGAAGCCGACCCTAACAACCAAGCCATAGCCGATACCTTGCAATATTTAGAAGCATTCGAGCAACGCTGGTTTGATACTAAACCTACTGCCGAGCCGCTCGTCGACGAAATAGACGAAATAGAGGGTGCTGAAAATACAACGCCCAATCAACAAACAACAGAGACAGAGACAGAGACAGAGACAGAGACAGAGACAGAGACAGAGACAGAGACAGAGACAGAGATTAAAACGAAAACAGACACTGAGACAAAACCCGAAAGTGACGAGCAAGGTCAGCTGGATCTGTTTTAACGCTCAAGCGATCAATGACCGATCATCTCAGCGCCTTTGGCAGCAAAGCACTGCCTGCTTAGCACTAAAGGACAGATGTACAAATTTTCGGCTAAGGTTTTAAAATGGCTGCGGCGTAAATTGATCGAACCGAAACAGCTTGTAACAGGTCTATAGAATTAAAATACAACAGCGATAACCGTCGCTGTCGCGAATAAAACAACACAAATAAGCACCAACATACCTAGATTGGGCGGAAGGAAGAGACGAATGACCCTTATAAAAACTGAAGACTTTGTTCAGAGTGTTGCCGATGCACTGCAGTACATCTCCTACTATCACCCTAAGGACTTTATCGACGCAGTCCATGAGGCGTACCAGAGAGAACAATCTCCGGCGGCAAAAGACGCCATGGCGCAAATTCTGATTAACAGCCGCATGTGTGCCGAAGGCCATCGACCTATTTGCCAAGACACCGGCATTGTCACCGCCATTGTTGAAGTCGGTATGGATGTGAGATTCGAAGATACCTCAACCAGCCTAGAAGATATGGTCAATGCGGGCGTACGACGCGCCTATTTGCACCCAGACAATGTATTGCGTGCATCGGTACTGGCCGACCCTGACGGCGCGCGTGCCAATACCAAAGACAACACTCCAGCGGTCGTGCACACCAAACTGGTACCCGGTAACAAGGTTCATGTGCAAGTCGCAGCAAAAGGCGGCGGCAGTGAAGCAAAATCTAAATTTGCCATGCTCAACCCTTCCGATTCCGTGGTCGATTGGGTACTAAAAATGGTTCCACAAATGGGCGCTGGCTGGTGCCCGCCGGGCATGCTCGGCATCGGCATTGGCGGTACTGCCGAAAAAGCCATGCTGATGGCCAAAGAAAGCCTGATGGAGCCGATCAACATTCAGGAACTACAAGCTCGCGGCGCACAAACCCGCTCAGAAGAATTACGTTTGGAGTTGTACGACAAGGTCAATCAATTAGGCATTGGTGCGCAAGGCCTCGGCGGTTTAACCACCGTTTTGGACATCAAAGTCATGGACGCGCCAACGCATGCAGCCAATAAGCCAGTTGCTATCATTCCGAACTGTGCCGCAACGCGTCATGTACACTTTGAACTCGATGGCAGCGGCATTGCAGAACTACCAACGCCGAAACTATCAGACTGGCCAGAAATCACTTGGGAAGCTGGCGCCAACACCAAAAAAGTAAACCTTGATACGCTGACCAAAGAAGAGACCCTAAGCTGGAAGCCGGGCGATACACTTTTGCTTTCCGGTAAAATGTACACGGGCCGCGATGCCGCCCATAAACGCATGGTCGATATGATCGATGCTGGTGAGCCACTGCCGGTCGACTTAAAAGGCAAGGTGATCTATTACGTCGGCCCAGTCGACCCGGTGCGCGAAGAAGTGGTTGGCCCTGCTGGTCCAACAACGGCGACACGCATGGATAAGTTTACCGACAAGGTACTTGAGCACACTGGGCTGTATGCCATGGTTGGTAAAGCAGAGCGTGGACCTGCCGGTATTGAGGCGATTAAAAAGCATCAATCCACTTATTTGATGGCTGTTGGCGGAGC
Proteins encoded in this window:
- the sbcB gene encoding exodeoxyribonuclease I yields the protein MAANTTLLWYDYETWGASPMKDSIAQFAAVRTNLDLEIIDEPIDIFCRPNIDTLIEPDAVNVTGLSPIQLQQQGMSEWQFAQQIHQQMIQAGTCTVGYNSIRFDDECTRYLFYRNLLDPYAREWKNGNSRWDIMDMVRMTKALRPEGIEWPVREDGFASFKLEHLTQANGISHENAHDAVSDVKATIAMAKLIKERQPKLYNYAFSLRYKREVLKHLDVMYHTPHLHFSGKIPAQEHCLGIEIPLMIHPDRSNEVIVIDIREDPSWVLDYNAEQLQQWLYTATSELPEGIQRPPFKTIHINRSPMVAPISLLDAETANRLGINLAKIDQHRAWVAQHPDVLKLALDVFTDKHEREQASNPEYALYSGFIDDHDRAILNRFTEAKEPEERWLSEADALHDKRLPELVTNVLARHFPEALSPQQTEAWREQRISYLEELDAGQTETRLEQLLAKARLINEADPNNQAIADTLQYLEAFEQRWFDTKPTAEPLVDEIDEIEGAENTTPNQQTTETETETETETETETETETETEIKTKTDTETKPESDEQGQLDLF
- a CDS encoding fumarate hydratase, whose translation is MTLIKTEDFVQSVADALQYISYYHPKDFIDAVHEAYQREQSPAAKDAMAQILINSRMCAEGHRPICQDTGIVTAIVEVGMDVRFEDTSTSLEDMVNAGVRRAYLHPDNVLRASVLADPDGARANTKDNTPAVVHTKLVPGNKVHVQVAAKGGGSEAKSKFAMLNPSDSVVDWVLKMVPQMGAGWCPPGMLGIGIGGTAEKAMLMAKESLMEPINIQELQARGAQTRSEELRLELYDKVNQLGIGAQGLGGLTTVLDIKVMDAPTHAANKPVAIIPNCAATRHVHFELDGSGIAELPTPKLSDWPEITWEAGANTKKVNLDTLTKEETLSWKPGDTLLLSGKMYTGRDAAHKRMVDMIDAGEPLPVDLKGKVIYYVGPVDPVREEVVGPAGPTTATRMDKFTDKVLEHTGLYAMVGKAERGPAGIEAIKKHQSTYLMAVGGAAYLVSKAIRSSKVVAFADLGMEAIYEFELDEMPVTVAVDSNGESVHQTGPKEWAVKIAAANV